A genomic region of Corticium candelabrum chromosome 6, ooCorCand1.1, whole genome shotgun sequence contains the following coding sequences:
- the LOC134180725 gene encoding uncharacterized protein K02A2.6-like, producing the protein MANSTFPLPTPFDFTHPEDWVRWIKRFERYREATGLDKKEGPTQVSTLVYAMGEKAEDVLTLLALSGEEMKSYSEVKVKFESHFVKKRNIIYERARFNQRSQGEGEPVDAFITSLYTLAEHCQFGVLHDDLIRDRIVVGLRDLKLSERLQLDHELTLEKAVVSARQSEAVKQQQKTLRSHFSEETTGGTLGKDVSAVEKGKKKPTETRTTTSFKETCGRCGRTPGHNRANCPAREAKCSKCQKIGHYGAQCRSKFVSEVVSDTDNTENGVFLGALTAPGSSSPWMVSLLIKNTPVQFKIDTGADVSVIPAKLFSRFNKQWNTTLTAPDRNLHGPNKNLLDVTGYFVCRLQKGECSVEDKVYVVENLSNPLLGRPAIEKLNLLSRIESVRSDKLVPSIVTEYSDVFQGLGSLHDEYHICLKENSKPFALSTPRRIAIPLLPKVKEELSRMEALDVISKVEGPTDWCAPMVVVPKPNGTVRICVDLTKLNQSVRRERHILPSVEDTLAQLGNAQVFTKLDANSGFWQVRLSKASSPLTTFITPFGRYCFHRLPFGITSAPEHFQKRMSQILEGLEGVVCMVDDILVFGVNQEQHDQRLRQVLTKLRAAGVTLNKQKCVFSVPSVKFIGQIVSQGGIQPDPEKVSAITEMATPKNVAELRRFLGLVNHQAKYVKDLSEITEPLRALLQQKSHWHWGGPQNEAFERIKRKITTVPVLALYHPNQATILSADASSYGLGAVLQQQQSDGKYKAIAYASRSMSETERRYAQIEKEALAVTWASERFQHYLIGRDFTIETDHKPLVPLLGSKGLDDLPPRIQRFRMRLFRFSFSIRHIPGKELVTADALSRQPILTPSKVDQIVEEEVEHFTSLFSETLPASEKRLEEIKVLQNEDTAISQTKTYVTTEWPKSHLLQGESRLYWNLRNELHIHDGLLLRGSRIVIPPTMRAEVLHTLHGSHQGVSKCRERAKQAVWWPGISTQIEALVANCVTCARERRNPAEPLVYTAFPAYPWQKVAMDLFEWRGRPYLLVIDYYSRYVEIALLSSTTSPAVINHLRSIFARHGFPEIVVSDNGPQFSSEAFRQFGKECQFSHVTSSPGFPQANGEAERAVQTIKSLLQKRDDPYMALLSYRSTPLHNGFSPAELLMSRKLRTNVPMIPDQLRPRVPDLSALRNTEERAKNKMKQDFDKHHKAKDLAVLLPGTKVWVPDQRQYGTVVASASPRSYIVTTPQKQVRRNRRSLRPITLEEGASQTSTEQSQDVTKESQVPCEDQPVSRSSVPVQQGAETSEKPDCSVRVHEPRTSIMDSPVITSSGRVSRPPQRLDL; encoded by the coding sequence ATGGCGAACTCGACGTTTCCGTTGCCAACGCCTTTCGACTTTACTCATCCAGAAGACTGGGTGAGGTGGATCAAACGATTCGAGCGGTACCGAGAAGCCACAGGGCTGGACAAGAAGGAAGGTCCGACACAAGTCTCTACATTAGTCTACGCAATGGGAGAAAAGGCTGAGGACGTACTCACGTTGCTAGCATTGTCAGGAGAGGAGATGAAGAGCTATAGCGAGGTAAAAGTGAAGTTCGAGAGCCACTTCGTAAAGAAGAGAAACATTATCTACGAACGAGCTCGTTTCAATCAGAGATCCCAAGGAGAGGGTGAGCCAGTAGACGCGTTTATAACATCGCTGTATACTCTAGCTGAGCACTGTCAGTTTGGCGTATTGCACGATGATCTCATTCGAGATCGTATCGTAGTTGGTTTGAGAGACTTGAAACTGTCAGAAAGATTACAGCTAGACCATGAACTTACGCTGGAGAAAGCAGTAGTGTCAGCTAGGCAGTCAGAAGCAgtgaaacaacaacagaaaacgCTACGCAGTCATTTCTCAGAGGAAACAACGGGCGGCACACTGGGCAAGGATGTCAGCGCCGTTGAGAAGGGTAAGAAGAAGCCAACAGAGACAAGGACTACAACCAGTTTCAAGGAAACCTGCGGACGGTGTGGGCGTACGCCAGGCCACAACAGGGCTAATTGTCCCGCACGGGAAGCCAAATGCTCAAAGTGTCAGAAGATAGGCCACTATGGCGCACAATGCCGTAGTAAGTTCGTCAGTGAAGTCGTTTCTGATACTGATAATACTGAAAATGGGGTTTTCCTCGGAGCTCTCACTGCGCCTGGTAGTAGTAGTCCTTGGATGGTCTCACTTTTGATCAAAAACACACCAGTACAATTCAAGATAGACACGGGAGCAGACGTTTCCGTCATACCGGCAAAACTGTTCTCCAGGTTCAACAAACAGTGGAACACAACCCTTACAGCACCTGATAGGAATTTACACGGTCCCAATAAGAACCTACTGGATGTTACTGGTTATTTTGTCTGTCGCTTACAAAAGGGAGAATGCAGTGTAGAGGATAAAGTTTACGTGGTGGAGAACCTCAGTAATCCTCTTCTGGGACGACCTGCTATTGAGAAGTTGAACCTACTCTCTAGAATCGAGTCTGTGCGTTCAGATAAGCTAGTTCCATCCATTGTTACAGAATACTCAGATGTTTTTCAAGGGTTGGGAAGCCTTCACGACGAATATCACATATGCCTGAAAGAGAATTCCAAGCCATTTGCCTTGAGCACACCTCGTCGGATTGCGATACCCCTCTTGCCTAAAGTCAAGGAAGAATTGTCTAGAATGGAAGCACTCGACGTCATTTCCAAAGTGGAGGGACCGACAGACTGGTGCGCGCCGATGGTAGTGGTACCCAAGCCTAACGGTACCGTCCGTATCTGTGTTGACCTGACAAAGCTTAACCAGAGTGTGAGAAGAGAACGACACATCCTTCCGTCAGTAGAAGACACATTAGCACAGCTGGGAAACGCCCAAGTCTTTACGAAACTGGATGCCAACTCAGGGTTTTGGCAGGTGCGTCTTTCAAAAGCGTCATCTCCGCTGACTACATTTATTACTCCCTTCGGCAGATACTGTTTTCACCGGCTACCCTTCGGCATTACGTCGGCGCCCGAACATTTCCAAAAGAGAATGTCCCAGATTTTAGAAGGTCTGGAGGGTGTCGTTTGTATGGTTGACGACATACTGGTATTTGGGGTTAACCAAGAACAACATGACCAGCGACTTCGACAAGTTCTCACGAAACTTCGCGCAGCTGGAGTTAcattaaacaaacagaagtgcGTCTTTTCAGTCCCGTCAGTGAAGTTCATTGGACAGATAGTTAGCCAAGGAGGAATTCAGCCTGATCCAGAGAAAGTCAGTGCTATCACTGAGATGGCTACCCCAAAGAACGTTGCAGAACTAAGACGGTTTTTGGGATTAGTCAACCATCAAGCCAAATATGTGAAAGATCTTTCTGAGATCACGGAGCCTCTACGTGCGCTCTTACAACAAAAGAGTCACTGGCATTGGGGTGGACCGCAAAACGAGGCATTCGAAAGAATCAAACGAAAGATTACTACGGTACCAGTTCTTGCTCTGTACCACCCAAACCAGGCAACTATTCTGTCTGCTGATGCATCGTCGTATGGGTTAGGCGCTGTactacaacagcagcaatCAGACGGTAAATATAAGGCTATTGCTTATGCATCTCGATCGATGTCAGAAACAGAGCGTCGCTACGCGCAAATCGAGAAAGAGGCGTTAGCTGTAACTTGGGCGTCGGAGAGATTCCAGCATTACCTGATTGGAAGAGACTTTACTATAGAAACGGATCATAAACCTCTGGTCCCCCTGCTAGGATCCAAAGGTTTGGACGATCTCCCGCCAAGGATTCAACGGTTTCGAATGCGTCTTTTCCGATTTTCGTTTTCTATACGTCACATACCGGGGAAAGAGCTTGTCACTGCGGATGCTTTGTCTCGACAACCAATCCTAACTCCGAGCAAGGTGGACCAGATTGTAGAAGAAGAAGTCGAACACTTCACGTCTTTATTCTCTGAGACATTACCTGCATCAGAGAAGAGACTTGAAGAGATCAAAGTGTTGCAGAATGAAGATACAGCTATTAGTCAAACGAAGACATATGTGACAACCGAGTGGCCAAAGTCGCATCTACTTCAAGGAGAGTCCAGACTTTATTGGAACCTTCGTAATGAATTACATATCCACGATGGACTGCTTCTCAGGGGATCTAGAATAGTCATTCCACCCACAATGAGAGCAGAAGTGTTACACACGCTCCACGGTAGTCATCAAGGAGTTTCCAAATGTAGAGAGAGGGCCAAACAAGCTGTTTGGTGGCCAGGGATCAGTACACAGATTGAAGCTTTAGTCGCCAATTGTGTTACGTGTGcgagagaaaggagaaatcCAGCTGAGCCGCTAGTCTACACAGCTTTTCCAGCATACCCATGGCAGAAAGTTGCTATGGACCTGTTTGAATGGCGTGGTCGTCCGTACCTACTAGTGATTGATTACTATTCACGGTATGTGGAAATTGCTTTACTTTCATCTACAACCTCTCCAGCGGTCATTAACCATCTGAGGTCTATCTTCGCTCGGCACGGTTTCCCGGAAATAGTTGTTTCCGACAATGGGCCTCAGTTTTCGTCAGAAGCTTTTAGACAGTTTGGAAAGGAGTGCCAATTTTCACATGTGACATCCAGTCCCGGCTTTCCGCAAGCCAACGGCGAGGCAGAACGCGCTGTTCAAACTATCAAGTCCTTGTTACAGAAGAGAGACGATCCCTATATGGCATTGCTGTCATATAGATCTACGCCCTTGCACAATGGATTCAGTCCAGCGGAGCTCCTAATGAGCAGGAAGCTTAGAACGAACGTCCCAATGATTCCTGACCAACTGAGACCGAGAGTTCCAGATCTCAGTGCTCTTAGAAATACTGAAGAGAGAGCAAAGAACAAAATGAAACAAGATTTTGACAAACACCATAAAGCAAAGGATCTTGCAGTACTCCTACCGGGAACGAAGGTGTGGGTGCCTGATCAACGCCAGTATGGCACGGTAGTTGCATCAGCTAGTCCAAGGTCCTACATAGTTACCACACCACAGAAGCAAGTCCGTAGGAACAGAAGAAGTCTGAGACCAATAACCTTAGAAGAAGGAGCTTCACAAACATCAACAGAGCAGTCTCAAGACGTAACAAAAGAAAGCCAAGTACCTTGTGAAGATCAACCAGTGTCACGGAGTAGTGTACCTGTTCAGCAAGGGGCAGAGACTTCAGAAAAACCAGACTGTAGTGTACGGGTGCATGAACCTAGAACGTCTATTATGGACAGTCCAGTAATTACGAGTTCGGGTAGAGTAAGTCGCCCCCCTCAAAGGTTGGACTTATAA
- the LOC134181264 gene encoding uncharacterized protein LOC134181264, with product MQMFPCLKSKPMLMSEFERITGEGMVLVAMGRWDLLMKVLGCEPNNIGEEVEAVHTMEKEVMSLKMKKKGINSIMKKITSSGDGEEDIFTVSPTVTVLEQVERAARIITLIGAEKTLVAKLSEPEQLMAKTLTTLLAIYYVYDVSYREEHYSFLCLMQDVLLRVADKSSRPTRTRSYAAYLINEMDELASQQGH from the exons ATGCAAATGTTTCCATGTCTCAAATCAAAGCCAATG CTTATGAGTGAATTTGAACGAATCACTGGAGAAGGGATGGTCCTAGTTGCTATGGGCAGATGGGACTTATTGATGAAAGTGCTGGGATGCGAGCCCAACAACATAGGTGAAGAAGTCGAAGCTGTTCACACGATGGAGAAAGAAGTCATGTCTCTGAAAATGAAGAAGAAGGGAATCAATTCAATAATGAAGAAAATCACG TCATCTGGAGATGGAGAAGAAGACATTTTTACAGTTTCTCCAACAGTGACTGTTTTGGAACAAGTTGAAAGGGCAGCGAGAATCATCACACTGATCGGTGCTGAAAAGACCCTTGTCGCTAAATTGTCAGAGCCAGAACAACTTATGGCAAAGACACTGACAACGTTATTGGCTATCTACTATGTCTATGACGTGAGCTACCGAGAAGAACATTACTCTTTCTTGTGCCTGATGCAAGATGTCCTTTTGAGGGTCGCTGACAAAAGTTCAAGACCAACACGAACGAGGTCTTACGCTGCTTACCTGATCAACGAAATGGATGAGCTTGCGAGTCAACAAGGACACTAG
- the LOC134180726 gene encoding uncharacterized protein LOC134180726: MSAGDSCHSSSSVSLSSDKNTKRKGQKLLTTFLRSRTSLQPESSHSKSLSSFCTSRFDDTASSIVTVTVSTSTTASESGPKDSVCHAFDPCRGPTACSVTNGPYQPCAKELPHGKFPQTKSGTCNRSFQPHWYTQFCWLEYSPAADSAFCFPCRLTVKHNLDKQGCPDQAFVSRGFRKWKSAVADMRRHEESLSHISNVGVWKNSQQQDATRGSVMQQLSTAYQTQVELNRRNLRKILK, translated from the exons ATGTCAGCGGGAGACAGCTGTCACAGCAGCAGCTCTGTCAGCCTCAGCAGCGACAAGAACACAAAGCGGAAAGGACAGAAACTCCTTACCACCTTTCTAAG ATCAAGAACTTCCCTGCAGCCAGAGTCGTCTCACTCCaagtctttgtcatctttttGTACGTCAAGGTTCGACGATACAGCTAGTTCTAtcgtgactgtgactgtctcTACTAGTACTACTGCTAGTGAATCTGGCCCGAAAGATTCTGTGTGTCATGCGTTTGATCCTTGCCGAGGTCCAACTGCTTGTTCTGTGACCAATGGCCCGTATCAACCTTGTGCAAAAGAACTGCCGCATGGGAAATTTCCTCAGACGAAATCTGGCACTTGTAATAGGTCCTTTCAACCACACTGGTACACACAATTTTGCTGGCTTGAGTACAGCCCTGCAGCGGATTCCGCGTTCTGCTTTCCTTGTCGGCTGACAGTAAAGCATAACCTGGATAAACAAGGTTGTCCAGACCAAGCGTTCGTGAGTAGAGGTTTCAGGAAGTGGAAGTCAGCAGTAGCTGACATGAGGCGTCACGAGGAATCTTTGAGTCATATTTCAAATGTTGGAGTGTGGAAGAATAGCCAACAGCAGGATGCAACCAGAGGAAGTGTTATGCAACAGTTGAGTACAGCCTACCAGACACAAGTAGAGCTGAACAGACGCAATTTACGTAAAATTTTgaagtaa
- the LOC134181284 gene encoding uncharacterized protein LOC134181284: MLGIDAAVEGTESDDFDTSGQRARLDTCDPSDVRLSQTAEYLLALKAESQLTQTAVDKVMDATSSLIASVLSTLKHQFRQKLETVENLQDQDQVMDLLEYCCKDDVFSNLGTRYKQETFFQEKFHFV, encoded by the coding sequence ATGCTCGGAATTGACGCAGCAGTGGAGGGCACGGAGTCAGATGACTTCGATACTTCCGGGCAGAGAGCAAGGTTGGACACGTGTGACCCATCAGACGTGAGACTCTCGCAAACGGCTGAGTATTTGCTTGCTTTAAAAGCAGAAAGTCAGCTAACTCAAACTGCGGTTGACAAAGTAATGGATGCGACGAGCAGTTTGATTGCTTCTGTCCTTTCAACTCTCAAGCATCAATTTCGTCAAAAATTGGAAACCGTTGAGAACCTACAGGACCAAGATCAAGTTATGGACTTGTTGGAATATTGCTGTAAGGATGATGTTTTTTCCAACCTAGGTACAAGATACAAGCAAGAGACTTTTTTTCAAGAAAAGTTTCACTTTGTG